In the Quercus lobata isolate SW786 chromosome 5, ValleyOak3.0 Primary Assembly, whole genome shotgun sequence genome, one interval contains:
- the LOC115990053 gene encoding TMV resistance protein N-like yields the protein MGKTTLARVVYRMVSNQFEACSFIANIREVSKIHGLHQVQQTLLNELLMHKDIKVQDVDNGALMIKTRLRHKKILLVLDDVNDLDQLNKLVGEHDWFGLGSRIIITTRDEDLLKHKVDEKYEVERLDYNDAFHLFNVQAFRKEHPNEDFLELSQAYVDYANGLPLAIDILGSFLLGRSKNDWKSELNRLQAFPKRKNLNILQISFYGLSETEKEIFLYIACFFNHEDQDTIIEILDYLELYPKIG from the coding sequence ATGGGTAAAACAACTCTTGCTAGAGTTGTTTATAGAATGGTTTCCAATCAGTTTGAAGCTTGTAGTTTTATTGCTAACATCAGGGAAGTTTCTAAAATACATGGTTTACATCAAGTACAACAAACACTTTTGAATGAATTATTAATGCACAAAGATATCAAGGTACAAGATGTTGATAATGGAGCTCTCATGATCAAGACTAGGTTACGTCACAAAAagattcttcttgttcttgatgatgtaaATGATTTAGACCAACTAAACAAATTAGTTGGGGAGCATGATTGGTTTGGCCTAGGTAGTAGAATTATAATTACAACAAGAGATGAGGATTTGCTAAAACATAAAGTAGATGAAAAATATGAGGTTGAACGATTGGATTATAATGAtgcttttcatctttttaatgtGCAAGCTTTTAGAAAAGAACATCCTAATGAAGATTTTCTAGAGTTGTCCCAAGCCTATGTAGATTATGCTAATGGCCTTCCTTTAGCCATTGATATTTTGGGTTCCTTTTTGTTAGGGAGAAGTAAAAATGATTGGAAAAGTGAATTAAATAGGCTTCAAGCATttcctaaaagaaaaaatctcaatatacttcaaataagtttttatGGACTAtcagaaacagagaaagaaattttcttgtatattgcatgtttctttaaTCACGAGGATCAAGATACCATCATAGAAATATTAGATTATCTTGAGCTTTATCCTAAAATTGGATAA
- the LOC115990055 gene encoding uncharacterized protein LOC115990055, with amino-acid sequence MDPCTCMDSEEEFASIDSHFMNNRNSPSTMDDLPDWVLMEILVLLPLCTVVLTCKWVSKRWFTLISSPYFARRFVAQHSQQPQPFTLLYQYGDIDDVERRLPITPANSESECELKPVAAYLRDRHRGWIRASCNDLLLWIESSKWVVEQQQPGDLKNVVVYTVINPITRQCLKLPPRPLPLPQPILPLRAGIISGYDDSNDTQISSSFRVVLILSTRTNLSQFNIHVFSSDTGEWGDSVVLCPPNLGEFRWSLTSIHTVPYKGLLFWPISGGRLLGFDPFNINNSNSSTCVIEQPVEFEPFHEIDCLGLCHGCLRTCQVSGNAHTGLRVWELKDFDNENNGSGAGGKWCLKHELCFSQMVSEKSPSLTEYINDRIWIIPLDISVLAFHPNDGDIMYLLIQSKVVICNLQSRTLEVFCDINHSEHGFFTIPNTLTFVLPSWPTPIPSSPLEKQNVICRLPQ; translated from the coding sequence ATGGATCCTTGTACTTGTATGGATTCGGAAGAAGAATTTGCTTCCATAGATTCTCATTTTATGAATAATCGCAACAGCCCAAGCACCATGGACGACCTTCCGGATTGGGTATTGATGGAAATTTTGGTTTTACTGCCATTATGCACGGTTGTGTTGACTTGCAAGTGGGTATCAAAGCGCTGGTTTACTCTTATCTCTTCTCCTTATTTTGCTCGCCGCTTTGTTGCACAGCACTCACAGCAGCCACAGCCCTTTACCTTGCTCTACCAGTACGGTGATATCGACGATGTCGAGCGACGTCTTCCCATAACACCGGCAAATTCTGAGTCTGAATGTGAATTGAAACCTGTCGCTGCTTATCTACGCGATCGTCACAGGGGTTGGATTCGAGCTTCGTGTAATGACTTGCTGTTATGGATCGAAAGTAGTAAGTGGGTGGTGGAGCAGCAGCAGCCTGGTGATTTGAAAAACGTAGTCGTTTACACTGTCATCAATCCAATAACTAGGCAATGTCTCAAGCTCCCTCCACGTCCACTTCCTCTTCCTCAACCTATATTGCCGCTACGGGCTGGGATCATCAGCGGCTATGACGACAGTAATGATACACAAATCAGTTCTAGTTTCAGGGTGGTGCTCATTCTTAGCACACGCACCAACTTAAGCCAATTTAACATTCACGTTTTCTCGTCTGACACCGGTGAATGGGGCGACTCCGTGGTTTTGTGTCCACCCAACCTGGGTGAATTTCGATGGTCTCTAACTTCTATTCACACTGTACCCTATAAAGGTTTGCTTTTTTGGCCAATTAGTGGTGGCCGTCTTCTCGGGTTCGACCCGTTCAAcatcaacaacagcaacagcagCACATGTGTGATTGAGCAGCCTGTAGAATTTGAGCCATTCCATGAAATCGATTGCCTTGGACTGTGTCACGGCTGCCTGAGGACATGTCAGGTCTCAGGTAATGCGCATACCGGTTTACGCGTTTGGGAGCTCAAGGACtttgataatgaaaataatGGAAGCGGAGCAGGAGGTAAATGGTGTTTGAAGCACGAGCTGTGTTTCAGCCAAATGGTTTCAGAAAAATCTCCTTCGCTCACAGAATATATAAACGACCGGATTTGGATTATCCCTCTTGATATCTCGGTGCTAGCTTTTCATCCCAATGATGGGGATATCATGTATTTGTTGATTCAATCGAAGGTTGTCATATGCAACTTGCAGAGTAGAACCCTCGAAGTCTTTTGTGATATTAATCACAGCGAACACGGTTTTTTTACTATCCCCAATACCTTAACCTTTGTGCTACCATCTTGGCCAACTCCCATTCCTTCTTCTCCCTTAGAGAAACAGAATGTCATTTGCCGCCTACCCCAATAG
- the LOC115990056 gene encoding putative F-box/kelch-repeat protein At1g15680, translating to MDPCTCMDSEEEFASIDSHFMNNRSSPSTMDDLPDWVLMEILVLLPLCTVVLTCKWVSKRWFTLISSPYFARRFVAQHSQQPQPFTLLYQYGDIDNVERRLPITPANSESECELKPVAAYLRDRHRGWIRASCNDLLLWIESSKWVVEQQQPGDWKNVVVYTVINPITRQWLKLPPRPLPLPQPLLPLRAGIISGYDDSNDTQISSSFRVVLILSTRTNLSQFIIHVFSSDTGEWGDSVVLCPPNLGEFRWSLTSIHTVPCKGLLFWPIGGGRLLGFDPFHINNSNSSTCCVIEQPVEFEPFHEINCLGLCHGCLRTCQVSGNAHTGLRVWELKDFDNENNGSGAGGKWCLKHELCFSQMVSEKSPSLTEYINDRIWIIPLDISVLAFHPNDGDIMYLLIQSEVVICNLQSRTLEVFCDINHSEHGFFTTPNTLTFVLPSWPTPIPSSPLEKQNVICRLPQ from the coding sequence ATGGATCCTTGTACTTGTATGGATTCGGAGGAAGAATTTGCTTCCATAGATTCTCATTTTATGAATAATCGCAGCAGCCCAAGCACCATGGACGACCTTCCGGATTGGGTATTGATGGAAATTTTGGTTTTACTGCCATTATGCACGGTTGTGTTGACTTGCAAGTGGGTATCAAAGCGCTGGTTTACTCTTATCTCTTCTCCTTATTTTGCTCGCCGCTTTGTTGCACAGCACTCACAGCAGCCACAGCCCTTTACCTTGCTCTACCAGTACGGTGATATCGACAATGTCGAGCGACGTCTTCCCATAACACCGGCAAATTCTGAGTCTGAATGTGAATTGAAACCTGTCGCTGCTTATCTACGCGATCGTCACAGGGGTTGGATTCGAGCTTCGTGTAATGACTTGCTGTTATGGATCGAAAGTAGTAAGTGGGTGGTGGAGCAGCAGCAGCCTGGTGATTGGAAAAACGTAGTCGTTTACACTGTCATCAATCCAATAACTAGGCAATGGCTCAAGCTCCCTCCACGTCCACTTCCTCTTCCTCAACCTTTATTGCCGCTACGGGCTGGGATCATCAGCGGCTATGACGACAGTAATGATACACAAATCAGTTCTAGTTTCAGGGTGGTGCTCATTCTTAGCACACGCACCAACTTAAGCCAATTCATCATTCACGTTTTCTCGTCTGACACCGGTGAATGGGGCGATTCCGTGGTTTTGTGTCCACCCAACCTGGGTGAATTTCGATGGTCTCTAACTTCTATTCACACTGTACCCTGTAAAGGTTTGCTTTTTTGGCCCATTGGTGGTGGCCGTCTTCTCGGGTTCGACCCGTTCCAcatcaacaacagcaacagcagCACATGTTGTGTGATTGAGCAGCCTGTAGAATTTGAGCCATTCCATGAAATCAATTGCCTTGGACTGTGTCACGGCTGCCTGAGGACATGTCAGGTCTCAGGTAATGCGCATACCGGTTTACGCGTTTGGGAGCTCAAGGACtttgataatgaaaataatGGAAGCGGAGCAGGAGGTAAATGGTGTTTGAAGCACGAGCTGTGTTTCAGCCAAATGGTTTCAGAAAAATCTCCTTCGCTCACAGAATATATAAACGACCGGATTTGGATTATCCCTCTTGATATCTCGGTGCTAGCTTTTCATCCCAATGATGGGGATATCATGTATTTGTTGATTCAATCGGAGGTTGTCATATGCAACTTGCAGAGTAGAACCCTCGAAGTCTTTTGTGATATTAATCACAGCGAACACGGTTTTTTTACTACCCCCAATACCTTAACCTTTGTGCTACCATCTTGGCCAACTCCCATTCCTTCTTCTCCCTTAGAGAAACAGAATGTCATTTGCCGCCTACCCCAATAG